The nucleotide sequence CCGTGGCCGATGTCGTGCAGCAGGGCGGCGGCGCAGGCCATGGCCCGCAGGTCGGGGTCGATCTGCACCCCGTGCTCCACCAGGTGGCGCAGGACCCGGTTCATCAGGTGGTAGACACCCAGCGAGTGGGCGAACCGGGTGTGCTCCGCCCCGGGGTAGGAGATGAAGGAGGTGCCCAGCTGCCGGATGCGCCTGAGGCGCTGGAACTCCGGGCTCTGGATGAGCGCGAAGATCGTCGGGTCGGTCACGGCGATGTTGCCGTGGATCGGATCGCGGAATATGTACTCCTTCATCATCGACGCCCCCCTGATGCGGACCCCGGGACGATAGCGTTCCCTGCTGCTGCGCTTTTCTGTCTGCAATACGGCGGTACCGGCGGCAATCCCTGCTCCGGTGCCCGCCGGCGCCCCACAAGCAAGCCGGGCCTGTGCGCCACGCTGGCTGCACAGGCCCGCCGTCGCTATGGGATGTCTTACGCCTTCCCCTCCCGGTACTTCAGCGCCGCCGCGATGAAGTCGCGGAAGAGCGGGTGCGGCCGGTTGGGACGGCTCTTGAACTCGGGGTGGTACTGCACGCCCACGAACCAGGGGTGGCCCTCCAACTCCATGACCTCCACCAGGTTCCCCTCGGGCCAGACGCCCACCGCCTTCAGCCCGGCGGCCTCGAGCCGCTCCAGGTAGGCGTTGTTCACCTCCCAGCGGTGCCGGTGCCGCTCATAGATCAACTCCTCGCCGTAGGCGGCGTGGGCCTTCGAGCCGGGCTTGAGCTGGCAGGGATAGGCGCCGAGCCGCATGGTGCCGCCGAGGTGGGTGACCTCCTTCTGCTGCGCCATCAGGTCGATCACCGGGTCCTTGCAGTCCATGACGAACTCCGTGGAGTTGGCCTTGGGCAGGCCCAACAGGTGGCGCGCCACCTCGATCACCACCGACTGCATGCCCATGCAGATGCCGAAGAAGGGCACCTGGTTCTCCCGGGCATAGCGGATGGCGTTGATCTTGCCCTCGATGCCCCGGTAGCCGAAGCCGCCGGGAACGAGGATCCCGTCCACCCGGCCCAGCAGGTTGGCCAGCGCCTCCTCCGCCGCGCCGTTCTCCAGCCGCTCCGAGTCGATCCAGTGGATGCGCACCCGGGCGTCGTTATGGATCCCGGCGTGGTGCAGCGACTCCACCACGGAGAGGTAGGCGTCTTCCAGGGCGACGTACTTGCCCACCAGGGCGATGTCCACCTCTCTCTGCGGGTGGAGGGCCTTGTCCACCAGCCCCCGCCACTCCTTCAGGTCGGGGGTGCGGTCCGCCAGCCCCAGCCGCTGGCAGACGATGCGCGCCAGCCCCTCCTCCTCCAGGGCCAGGGGCACCATGTAGAGCGAGTCCAGGTCGATGTTGGGGATGACGGCCTCAGGCGGCACGTCACAGAAGAGGGCGATCTTCTCCCGCAGGTCCCTCGGGATCTCCCGGTCGGAGCGGCAGACGATCACGTCGGGCTGGATGCCGATGGAGCGCAGCTCCCGCACCGAGTGCTGCGTCGGCTTCGTCTTCAGCTCGCCCGAGGCGTCGATGTAGGGCACCAGGGTGACGTGGATGAAGAGCACGTCATCCTTGCGGGGCACCTCGTTCTTGAACTGCCGGATGGCCTCGAGGAAGGGCTGCCCCTCGATGTCGCCCACCGTTCCGCCGATCTCCACCAGCACCACGTCGGCGCCGCTGTCGTCGGCCACCCGGTGGATGTTCGCCTTGATCTCATTGGTGATGTGCGGGATCACCTGGACGGTACCACCCAGGTAGTCGCCCCGGCGCTCCTTGGCGATGACCGAGGAGTAGATCTTGCCGGTGGTGACGTTGTTCCCCTTGCCCAGGTTCACGTCCATGAACCGCTCATAGTGCCCGAGGTCCAGGTCGCACTCGGCGCCGTCCTCGGTGACGAAGACCTCACCGTGCTGAATCGGGTTCATGGTGCCCGGGTCCACGTTCAGGTACGGGTCAAATTTAAGGGCGGTGACCCTATAGCCTCGACTCTTGATGAGCCGGCCGAGGGACGCCGCCGTAATGCCTTTTCCGAGCCCCGATACCACGCCGCCTGTTATGAAGATGAACTTGGCCATTCACGTGCCCCTCCCTGGAAGATCGGCCGCTCCTGGTACCATGTATAAATACTTGACCATTCTAGCCATCTGCGCGGTCGCTGTCAAGGCGGGAGGGGATACCCCGTATCCCCCCGAATCCCCCCGGCGCTCAGCGCTCCTCGTCCAAGTCCTCGTCGTCGGAGAGGACGTCCTCCTCATCTTCGTCGAGGGCGAACTCGTCGTCCAGCTCCTCGCCGAGCTCCTCCTCATCTTCTTCCCCAACCAGGTCCAGCTCATCCTCGTCGCTGAGGACAACCCGGCTGGTGTGGGCGGGCGTGCCGTCCGGTCGGATGCGCACCACCTTGGCGGTCTTGGGCTGCCACTCCCGCAGACCCCACTCGCCGCCTCCCTGGTGGATGAAGCGCGAGTCGAGGTTGATCTCGGTGTGCATCTGCGCGATCAGACGGCCGGGGTTCTCCTGGTTGATGGCCTTCACCTGCATGACCGCGGTGATCAGCTCCTTGAAGTGCATCGGCTTGCCGTGCTTCTTCAGGATGGTGAAGGCGAGGTCGGTTACCGACATATCAGGCTTCAGATCCATAGGCGCTCCCATCACTTCTACACTCCCTGCTGTCCATCCACCTCGATGGGCAGCCACAGGTCCACAGGCCAACCCGTCAGCCGCCAAAAAAACCGAGGAGTGTTTCGACTGCCGCGCGCCGATTCCTGCTAACCAATCGCAGTATGCACTGAAATTTGTCGTGCGCCCGGCAGTGCATCAGGACCATGCCAACCTATGCGCCTCCCGCGGCCCCGGTCACCGCAGAATCGAAAGACTCCGCCCCGCCTTCGCGCGCGGTCGGAGTCTTCTACTTTCTGGTCAGCCTATACGGCTTCTTGGTTTACTCTTCGCCATCGGTCGGCTGGTATGGCGCCTCCGGGACAGCCTCAAGCGCGCTCGGTGAGCCTCTGCACGATGAACGCCGCCACCTGAGAGGGCACCGTGCCGGGGCCGAAGCCAGCGTCGAAGCCGAGCTCGACGGCCAGCTCGTGGGTGATGCGCGGGCCGCCGGCGATGAGCAGCACGCGGTCCCGCATCCCCTCGGCCTCCAGCAGGTCCACCAGGCCGGTGAGGTTCGTGAGGTGCACGTTCTTCTGCGTGACCACCTGGCTCACCAGGATGGCGTCGGCATCCACCTCCCGCGCTTTCGCCACCAGCGTCTCGTTGGGCACCTGGCTGCCCAGGTTCCACACCCGGAAGCCCTGGTAGCGCTCCAGGCCGTAGTCGCCGTGGAACCCCTTCATGTTCAGAATGGCGTCGAGCCCGACCGTGTGCGCGTCGGAGCCGGTGCAGGCGCCCACCACCCGGATGGGCCGGCCCAGCCGCTCCGCCACGATGCGGTCGACCTCCTGCATGGACCACTTCGGGGCCGTGACCTCGGGCACGTGGATCGCGTCCAGGTCGACGCCGCGGGTCGCCCGGGCGTAGATCACGAAGAAGGTGTAGCCGCCGCCCAGGTCGCGCATGGCCGCCACCTGCGGGTTCTCCAGGTTCATCTGCAGGCAGAGCTGCCGGGCGGCCTCCCGGGCCTTCCCGCCGATGGGCACGGGCAGGGTGAAGGAGAGCTGCACGGCGCCGTCGCCGGTCGTGTCGCCGTAGGGCAGGATCACGTGGCTCACCGCTCGGCGCCCCCTTTCAGGCACAGGTCGTAGAAGGGGTTCAGGTAGCCCTCGCCCCTGGGCAGCACGCCGTCCAGCCCCTTGCCGCCCTCCGGCGGGCGGCGGATGCCGGCGAAGACCCCGTCGGCGATGGCGGCGAAGAGACCGGTCCCGGCGATGGACTCCAGCAGCTCCACCGTGCGGGAGAGCACCTCGGTCGCCCGCCGCTCGATGCGCCCGCCCGGGGTGAGTTGGAACTCCTGGACGAAGTGGCGGGCGTAGTTGAAGATGTAGCGGGCGTTCTCGAGGGCCAGGAACCGGTCGTGCAGGAACGGCGTGTGAATCGCTTCCGTGAGGATGCCCACCAGGTGGATCTGCTGCCCCGTGGCCACGCTGGTGAGGTTGAAGAGGGCGTTCATCACGTGGCCCATGAAGATGTCGCCCGTCATGTAGCGGGTGGGCGGCATGTACTTCAGCGGGGCGTTGGGGAAGCAGGTGCGGCTCAGCAGGGCGTCGGCCATCTCGTAGAGCAGGCCGTCCTCCAGGGCAGGATCCATCTCGAAGGCGTGGCCGAGCCCGATCTGGGCGTCGACCATGCCCGAGAGGTGGGCGAACTGCTCGTTGATGAACTGCGACGCCAGCACCGTGTGGGCCGCCTCGTAGGCGTCGGCCGTGGTCAGGTAGTTGTCCTCGCCCGTGTTGATGATGATCCCGGCCTCGGCCTGGATCATGCGGGCGAAGTGCTGGTCGATCAGCGTCCGCTTCGGGTTGATGTCGCGGAAGAGGATGCCGTACATCGAGTCGGAGAGCATCATATCCAGCCGCTCCAGCGCCCCCAGCGCCGCGATCTCGGGCATGCAGAGGCCGCTGGCGTAGTTGGTGAGGCGCACATACCGGCCCAGCTCCTGGCTGACCTCGTCCAGGGCCCGCCGCATGATGCGGAAGTTCTCCTGGGTGGCGTACGTCCCGGCGAAGCCCTCGGTAGTCGCCCCCTCGGGCACGTAGTCCAGCAGCGACTGGGCGGTGGAGCGGATGACGGCGATCACGTCCGCCCCCTGCCGGGCCGCCAGCTGCGCCTGCACCACGTCCTCGTAGATGTTGCCCGTGGCCACGATGAGGTAGAGCCACGGCCCCGGCCGCTCGCCGTAGCGGGCGATCAGTTCCTCCCGGGTCCGCCGGTTCCGGTGGATGCGCGCAAGGGCAGCCCGGGCCAGCCGCTCCGCCTCCGCCCGGATCTGCTCGCCGGGCAGCAGCGGCACCTGCATCAGGTCCAGCTGGCCGGAGGCGACGGCCTCCGCCACCTGCTGGGGCGTCTGCCCCGTGCGGGCGCAGGCGTTGGCCATCCAGAAGGCGGCGCCCCGGTCCAGCCCGCCGCCGTCGGCGAGCGCCTCCACCACCAGGTTGGCCAGCGGGACCTCGTCGGGCCCCTTCCCCTCCACCCCGAAGAGCCGCACCACGGCCCGCTCGATCGCCGTGGTGGTGTGCGCCTCGATGAAGGGCTGAACTTCTGCGGTGATCCGGCGGGCGAGCGCGCGGGCCCGCGCCACCTGATCGGGGTCGATGCGTAGCGTGAGCGACAAGGGCGATCCCTCCGCTTCAGTCTTCAGGGTTCAGGTTGTGGGCGATGCCCGCCACCAGGTCCGCCACCGGCCGCCCGGCCACCTCGGCCACCCGGGCGCAGAAGTCCGCGGGGTCGTAGTCCGGCCCCACCGGCGAGTAGGCGTTGGTGGTGACGGCGGCGAGGTCGATTCCCCGCCGCACCCAGACCCGCCCGCCCTGGCGGCGCCAGCGGCGCCAGGCGGTCCGGCCCGCCAGCACGCGGGTCGGGTCGTCCACGAGGATGGGCAGCCCGCCCAGCCGGCGGGCCAGCAGGGCCATGAGCAGGCCGTCGGTGAGCGCGCCGCCCAGGCTGAGGACCGTGCCCGGGGGTGCCGCAGCGGCAGCCTCCGCCACCGCCGCCGAATCGGTCAGCGCGCTGGCCACCGGCACGGCCGCCGGCGGGCCCTCAGGGGGCAGGAGCGCCACCGGCGGAAGCGCATCGGCACCCCGGTTCAGCCAGTCGGCCGGCGCCGCGGGCAGGTCGAAGATCTCCAGCAGGTGGCGCACCTGCGCCACGGTCTCGTTCACGGAGGCCGAGTAGGCCGCCCCCGCCGCCAGCACGGCCCGGCCGGTCACCGCCGGCGCCGCCGCCGCCCGCCGGTCGAACGAGCCGTCCACCAGGCAGAGGGCCGCCCCGGCGGCCTCCAGCGCGTCCAGCAGCGCCCCGACCCGGGCGGCCGAGCCCGGGCCCACCAGCAGCACCGCCCCGGAACGCACCACCCGGCCGATCACCACAGGCCCCAGCGGCGTGGGGATGCCGGTCTCAGCGAGCACCTCGACAGCCGCTGTACCGCCGCTTCCGTGGCTGTCGCCAGGCGGGAGCTCGCCGCCCTGCGGGTTGTGGCCGCTGCGGTCCCAGGTGCCCTCCGGGCTCTCGCCGCCCGGCGTCAGTGCGGGCAGCGCCGTGGCGACCAGGGCGCCTGCCGGGGCCCAGATGCGGGGCTTGGGCAGCTCCGTCACCGCGTCCACCGCCTCGCCGTCCCGGCCGGTGGAGAGCAGCCCGGGCGTGAGCCCTTCGGCTGCGGCGGCCCGGATCAGGCGGTTCAGCGTCACGGTCTTGCCGGCGTTCTTGCAGAGGCCGATCAGGCTGATGCGCGCCCGGCCCGGGCGGCGGAGGACGGCCCGCAGGAGCCGGGCGGACAGGTCGTCAGTCATCGCCGGCCTCACGCTCGGGCTCGGGCGCAGCGGGCGCCGACTGGTCCACCTGCGCCAGCTGCTCCGGCGTGATCAGGTGCGACGGGTGCCCCAGGCGGGTGACGCCCGAGGGCAGGTCCACCTCGCCCGAACGCCGCCGGACCGCCCAAAGTTCGGCAGCCGGGCCGATCTTGATCGCGCTGTGGTCGGTGCCGCAGAGGGTGCACTTGTCGTCCACCACGTGGTCCTCGGGCGTGCCCTCGTGGTAGATGCTGATCTTCCCCTCGAAGTTGCGCAGGATCACCCGGCCGTCGGACTGGGAGATCAGGTACTGCGGCATGACGGGGATCTTGCCGCCGCCGCCCGGGGCGTCCACGACGAAGGTCGGCACGGCGTAGCCGGAGGTGTGGCCCCGCAGCGCCTCGATGATCGCCAGCCCCTTGGAGACGGTGGTGCGGAAGTGGCTCAGCCCCTCGGAGAGGTCGCAGTTGTAGATATAGTAGGGGCGGCAGCGCACCTTCACGAGTTCGTGCACCAACTTGCGCATGACGACGGCGCAGTCGTTGATGCCCTTCAGCAGCACCGACTGGTTGCCCGTGGGGATGCCGGCGTCGGCCAGCCGCTCCATCGCCTCCCGCGCCTTGGGGTGCTGTACCTCGAAGGGATGGTTGAAGTGGGTGTTGAGCCAGATGGGGTGGTACTTCCGGAGCATGCCGACCAACTCGGGCGTGATCCGCTGTGGCAGCACCACCGGCATGCGGGTGCCGATGCGGATGATCTCCACGTGCGGGATCGCCCGCAGGTTCTTGATCACGTACTCCAGCCGCCGGTCGGGCACCGCCAGCGGGTCGCCGCCGGAGATGAGCACGTCCCGCACCTCCGGGTGCTCCCGGATATAGGCGATGGCCCGGTCCAGCATGGCGGTGGACATGGCCTCCTGGTCGCCCACGATGCGCCGCCGCGTGCAGTGGCGGCAGTAGAGCGAGCACTCGTGCGTGATGAGGAAGAGCACCCGGTCCGGGTAGCGGTGGGTGATGCCCGGCACCGGGGAGTCGACGTCCTCGTGCAGCGGGTCGCCCATCTCGTAGTCGGCCCATGCCAGCTCGCTGTACTTGGGCACCGCCTGCAGCCGCATGGGGCAGTTGGGGTCGTCGGGGTCGATGAGGGTGGCGTAGTGCGGCGTGATGCCCAGCCGGAAGAGGTGCTCGGAGTCGCGGACCGCGGCCTCCTCCTCCTCCGTCAGGTTCACCACCTGCTTGAGCTGCTCCAGGTTGGTGATGCGGTGGCTCACCTGCCAGCGCCAGTCGTTCCACTGCTCCTCGGTGGCGTCGGCCCAGAGCGGGATGTCCCGCCAGTCGCGCGGCTTCGAAAGCATGAGCAGTCCCTCCCAGTTCGTTCGCATCCGGGCCCGCGGCCCCCGCCGCGGGCGGGTCTCAGGCGTACAACTCCTCGAACAGCGCCCGCAGGGCGGGGCTCTCCCGCAGGAGGTCGAGCGTGAGGTCGGCGTGGCCGGGGTAGTAGCCGTTGCCGATCAGCATCTCCACCTGGCTCCCGACCCCCTCCGCCCCCAGGGCGGCGGCGGTGAACGATGTGGCCATGCTGAAGAAGTAGATGGTCCCCGTCGGCTTGGTGGCCAGGATGGCCCCCAGCTCGGCCCCGGGCAGGTTCACCAGCGAGAGCGTGAGGTCGACCTTCTCCCCCACCGCCCGCATCACGCCCAGGGCGTCCCTGGCGTCGCCCCGGATGTACCGGTGCGCCGCCCCCAGCCGCCGGGCGCGCGCCAGGCTCTCCTCGGCGTAGTCGAAGCAGATGACCTCGGCCGCGCCCGCCCGCCGTGCGGCGTAGGAGCAGAGCAGGCCGCTCTTGCCGCCGCCGCCCAGGATCAGCACCCGCTGGCCGGGCTTCACCAGCCGGGCGGTCTGGGCCGGGGCGCCGCAGACGTCCAGCGCCGCCAGGGCGAGGTTGTCGGGGAGGTCCGACGGCAGCTTGGCGTAGATGCCGGTCTCGAAGAGGATCGCCGTGCCGGTCACCTCCACCTGGTCCGCCTCGGGCCGCACGGCATGGACCGCCTCGAGGCGCAGCGGCGTGAGGCTGAGGCTGACGAGCGTGGCGATGCGGTCGCCGGGCCGCAGGTCGGTGGTCAGCGCCGGCCCCACCTGGCGTACGGTGCCGATGAGCATCCCGCCCGACCCGGTGACGGGGTTGTGCATCTTGCCCCGCTCGCGCACGATGGCCAGGACAGCCTCGGCGATGCGTCCCGGGTCGCCCCCCGCCTCGTCGCTGATCTGCTTGAAGGAAGCCGAGTCGATGTTCAGCCGCTGGACGTCGATGAGGATCTCGTTGTCGTAGATGGCCGGGTCGTTGTTCAGCCGCCAGGCCGGCTGCGGCAGGACGCCGGCCGGCTCCAGCACCCGGTGCGTGCCGTAGGGGCAGCCCATGGTCATCGCTGCATCACTCCCTGTCTATGGCGAATTGCAAAAACCGTGCCACCGCTGCGCCGTGCAGAAAAAGACGATCCCTCTGCCGGTTTTTCGGCAGAGGGATCTGTTGCTGTCATGCGGTGCCGAAACTCAGGCAGTCTGCCGGTGGCGTTCAGCTGCAGGGTGTCACGCCACCGCGCCCTTGCTCAGTCGGCCGTGCTCACCTGCAGGGCTTCACGCCGCACGACCTTCCCCGGCCATCCGGGCATCATGGCGCCCAGGGCCAGTGCCACGAGTGAGGCGTAGAAGGTGAAGGTATACGCGTTCTCCAGGCCCTGCGTGTACTCCGCGCAGAAGGTGCGGATCGGACCCAGCGCCTGAGGCGGCAGGGTAACCCGGCCCACCGTCCCCGTGGTCGCCACGCCGTCGGGGCCGCAGAGCACCACCCGCTCCTCCGTGACCCCTTCCCCCCGGAACCGCTCGGCGCCGGCCATCTGCTGGCTGGTCGTGGTGGAGATGGCGGAGGCCAGGATGGTCGCCAGCAGGGCCACGCCCAGCGACTGGACCACCTGCCGCGTGGCGTTGACCAGCGACGAGGCCCGGGCCGTTCGGTTGAGCGGCACCACGGAGAGCGAGACCAGCATGGTGATCTGCACCGTCAGGCCCAGTGCCAGACCCCGCAGGGCCAGCAGCCACTGAATGGTGCGAATCGGCGTCTCGGGCGTGAGGTGCGAGAACTGCCAGGTGTTGATGGCCAACAGCCCGAAGCCGACAACGGCCAGAGGGCGGGCGCCGATGCGGTCGAAGAGCCGTCCCGAGACCGGCGTCGCCACCGCTGAGGCCAGCGCCAGCGGCAGCAGCAGCACGCCGGCCTCCAGGGCCGTCCGGCCCCGGAGAACCTGCAGGTACAGCGGCATCAGGAACTCGGCGCCGAAGAGCGCCAGCACCGAGACCCAGCCGGTCAGCGTCGCGACCAGGAATGCGCCGTTGCCGAAGAGCCGCAGGTCGAGAAGCGGCTCCTTGACGACGAGCAGCTCCACCACGGCAAAGATGACCAGCGCCACGACCCCGATCACGAAGAACCACACCACCTCAGGTGCGGTCCAGCCCAGCGACGAGGCCCGGCTGGCGGCGTAGAGGAGGGAGCCGAAGCCGACGCTGGAGAAGAGCAGGCCCAGCGGGTCGAACCGGGCCGAGCGGGAGCCGCTGGAGGCGGGGAGCCAGAGGGAGCCCAGCAGGGTTCCCACGATCGCGATGGGGACGTTGATGTAGAAGATCCAGCGCCAGTGGCCGAGGTCCACCAGCCAGCCACCCAGAATCGGGCCCAGGGCGGGCGCAGCCACCAGGGCGATGCCGAAGACGCCCATCGCCTTGCCCCGGTCTTCGGGCGGGAAGGCCTTGTAGAGCAGGGAGGTGCCGAGCGGCGTGGCAATGCCGCCGGAGGCTCCCTGCAGGGCCCGGAAGAGAATCAGCAGCCCGAGGTTCGGCGCCACTCCGCAGAGGAGCGAGCTGAGGCCGAACGTGAAGACGCTGGCGACGAAGACCCGCTTCTCCCCGAAGCGATCCCCCAGGAAGCCGGACAGGGGCGTGGCGATGCCCAGCGCCATCACGTAGACGGAGAGAACCCACTGGGTCAGGTTCAGATCGGCCGCGTACTCCTCCTGGAGCGTCTTGAAGGCGACGTTGATCACGGTTGTATCGAGAATCACCATGAAGACGCCGAAGACCACCGCGGCCAGGACCTTCCAGCGGGCGGCCGAACTGACTTCGGCGGCAGGAACCTGCGGTCCCATGAACGCACCTCTTTCACCCGAAATGTATGACCGGTCGTTTACTTGCAGGGCCGGAGGGCTGTGCACCTGCTGCCACCGCCGGCGCGCACCTGCGCCAGCGATGCGCTCGGCCTTCGGAGCCGGCCCGCTCACCTTCGGCCGGCGCCCTCAAGGAAGAGGCTCACCACGCGGTCGGGCAGCTGCTCGGGCTCCCGGGCGTCTTCACGGATGTGGTGATGGCCCTGGTAGCCCGAGACGAGCATCAGAAAGCTGGTGGCCAGGAAATCGGCGGGCAGGTCTGCGCGCAGCTCCCCTGCGTCGACACCCCGCTGCATCACGGCCGTCATCGCATCCAACATCTGCCCGTGGGCGGTCGTGACCAGTGCCCGCTCCTCCGTGGAGAGGTGCTCCGCCACGTCGCGCATCATCTCATCGATGCGGGAGCGCACCGGAATGCGGACGAGCGCGTGGCCTGCGATCTCCCGGAGCCGCTCGGCCGTGCTGAGCGGAGCGTCCGCGACGCGCCGGATCGCCTCTGCGATGGAAGCCATCAGGCTGCAGACCACCTCAGCGTAGAGTGCCTCCTTGCTGGCGAAGTGGTTGTACAGGGCAGACTTGGTCACACCGACCTCATCTGCAATCTGCCCCAGCGACACGGCTGCGTATCCGCTCTGTGTGAAGAGCTGCTGGGCCGTGGCGATGATCTCGCTGCGCCTCTCTCCCTGGGCGACCACATCCGTGGGAGGGCGGCCCCTGCGCCTGGTCGGAGCCACGTCCCATCCCCCTCCTGCGCGTAAATGACCGATTGGTCACTTATGCTACAAGAAAGCTTCCCCGCTGTCAAGCCGGAAACACGCCGGGAACGGTTGGATTCGACGCAGCTCAGGTGCCTCCGGGGGCGCGATCTCCAGGCGCGTGGCGGCCGAACGGAG is from Symbiobacterium terraclitae and encodes:
- a CDS encoding CTP synthase, producing the protein MAKFIFITGGVVSGLGKGITAASLGRLIKSRGYRVTALKFDPYLNVDPGTMNPIQHGEVFVTEDGAECDLDLGHYERFMDVNLGKGNNVTTGKIYSSVIAKERRGDYLGGTVQVIPHITNEIKANIHRVADDSGADVVLVEIGGTVGDIEGQPFLEAIRQFKNEVPRKDDVLFIHVTLVPYIDASGELKTKPTQHSVRELRSIGIQPDVIVCRSDREIPRDLREKIALFCDVPPEAVIPNIDLDSLYMVPLALEEEGLARIVCQRLGLADRTPDLKEWRGLVDKALHPQREVDIALVGKYVALEDAYLSVVESLHHAGIHNDARVRIHWIDSERLENGAAEEALANLLGRVDGILVPGGFGYRGIEGKINAIRYARENQVPFFGICMGMQSVVIEVARHLLGLPKANSTEFVMDCKDPVIDLMAQQKEVTHLGGTMRLGAYPCQLKPGSKAHAAYGEELIYERHRHRWEVNNAYLERLEAAGLKAVGVWPEGNLVEVMELEGHPWFVGVQYHPEFKSRPNRPHPLFRDFIAAALKYREGKA
- the rpoE gene encoding DNA-directed RNA polymerase subunit delta codes for the protein MDLKPDMSVTDLAFTILKKHGKPMHFKELITAVMQVKAINQENPGRLIAQMHTEINLDSRFIHQGGGEWGLREWQPKTAKVVRIRPDGTPAHTSRVVLSDEDELDLVGEEDEEELGEELDDEFALDEDEEDVLSDDEDLDEER
- a CDS encoding OAM dimerization domain-containing protein, with protein sequence MSHVILPYGDTTGDGAVQLSFTLPVPIGGKAREAARQLCLQMNLENPQVAAMRDLGGGYTFFVIYARATRGVDLDAIHVPEVTAPKWSMQEVDRIVAERLGRPIRVVGACTGSDAHTVGLDAILNMKGFHGDYGLERYQGFRVWNLGSQVPNETLVAKAREVDADAILVSQVVTQKNVHLTNLTGLVDLLEAEGMRDRVLLIAGGPRITHELAVELGFDAGFGPGTVPSQVAAFIVQRLTERA
- a CDS encoding lysine 5,6-aminomutase subunit alpha — encoded protein: MSLTLRIDPDQVARARALARRITAEVQPFIEAHTTTAIERAVVRLFGVEGKGPDEVPLANLVVEALADGGGLDRGAAFWMANACARTGQTPQQVAEAVASGQLDLMQVPLLPGEQIRAEAERLARAALARIHRNRRTREELIARYGERPGPWLYLIVATGNIYEDVVQAQLAARQGADVIAVIRSTAQSLLDYVPEGATTEGFAGTYATQENFRIMRRALDEVSQELGRYVRLTNYASGLCMPEIAALGALERLDMMLSDSMYGILFRDINPKRTLIDQHFARMIQAEAGIIINTGEDNYLTTADAYEAAHTVLASQFINEQFAHLSGMVDAQIGLGHAFEMDPALEDGLLYEMADALLSRTCFPNAPLKYMPPTRYMTGDIFMGHVMNALFNLTSVATGQQIHLVGILTEAIHTPFLHDRFLALENARYIFNYARHFVQEFQLTPGGRIERRATEVLSRTVELLESIAGTGLFAAIADGVFAGIRRPPEGGKGLDGVLPRGEGYLNPFYDLCLKGGAER
- the ablA gene encoding lysine 2,3-aminomutase, translated to MLSKPRDWRDIPLWADATEEQWNDWRWQVSHRITNLEQLKQVVNLTEEEEAAVRDSEHLFRLGITPHYATLIDPDDPNCPMRLQAVPKYSELAWADYEMGDPLHEDVDSPVPGITHRYPDRVLFLITHECSLYCRHCTRRRIVGDQEAMSTAMLDRAIAYIREHPEVRDVLISGGDPLAVPDRRLEYVIKNLRAIPHVEIIRIGTRMPVVLPQRITPELVGMLRKYHPIWLNTHFNHPFEVQHPKAREAMERLADAGIPTGNQSVLLKGINDCAVVMRKLVHELVKVRCRPYYIYNCDLSEGLSHFRTTVSKGLAIIEALRGHTSGYAVPTFVVDAPGGGGKIPVMPQYLISQSDGRVILRNFEGKISIYHEGTPEDHVVDDKCTLCGTDHSAIKIGPAAELWAVRRRSGEVDLPSGVTRLGHPSHLITPEQLAQVDQSAPAAPEPEREAGDD
- a CDS encoding L-erythro-3,5-diaminohexanoate dehydrogenase; this translates as MTMGCPYGTHRVLEPAGVLPQPAWRLNNDPAIYDNEILIDVQRLNIDSASFKQISDEAGGDPGRIAEAVLAIVRERGKMHNPVTGSGGMLIGTVRQVGPALTTDLRPGDRIATLVSLSLTPLRLEAVHAVRPEADQVEVTGTAILFETGIYAKLPSDLPDNLALAALDVCGAPAQTARLVKPGQRVLILGGGGKSGLLCSYAARRAGAAEVICFDYAEESLARARRLGAAHRYIRGDARDALGVMRAVGEKVDLTLSLVNLPGAELGAILATKPTGTIYFFSMATSFTAAALGAEGVGSQVEMLIGNGYYPGHADLTLDLLRESPALRALFEELYA
- a CDS encoding DHA2 family efflux MFS transporter permease subunit, translated to MGPQVPAAEVSSAARWKVLAAVVFGVFMVILDTTVINVAFKTLQEEYAADLNLTQWVLSVYVMALGIATPLSGFLGDRFGEKRVFVASVFTFGLSSLLCGVAPNLGLLILFRALQGASGGIATPLGTSLLYKAFPPEDRGKAMGVFGIALVAAPALGPILGGWLVDLGHWRWIFYINVPIAIVGTLLGSLWLPASSGSRSARFDPLGLLFSSVGFGSLLYAASRASSLGWTAPEVVWFFVIGVVALVIFAVVELLVVKEPLLDLRLFGNGAFLVATLTGWVSVLALFGAEFLMPLYLQVLRGRTALEAGVLLLPLALASAVATPVSGRLFDRIGARPLAVVGFGLLAINTWQFSHLTPETPIRTIQWLLALRGLALGLTVQITMLVSLSVVPLNRTARASSLVNATRQVVQSLGVALLATILASAISTTTSQQMAGAERFRGEGVTEERVVLCGPDGVATTGTVGRVTLPPQALGPIRTFCAEYTQGLENAYTFTFYASLVALALGAMMPGWPGKVVRREALQVSTAD
- a CDS encoding TetR/AcrR family transcriptional regulator, encoding MAPTRRRGRPPTDVVAQGERRSEIIATAQQLFTQSGYAAVSLGQIADEVGVTKSALYNHFASKEALYAEVVCSLMASIAEAIRRVADAPLSTAERLREIAGHALVRIPVRSRIDEMMRDVAEHLSTEERALVTTAHGQMLDAMTAVMQRGVDAGELRADLPADFLATSFLMLVSGYQGHHHIREDAREPEQLPDRVVSLFLEGAGRR